A portion of the Falsibacillus albus genome contains these proteins:
- a CDS encoding peptidylprolyl isomerase, protein MAKKGYILMKNGEKIEFNLFPNEAPGTVANFEKLANEGFYNGLTFHRVIPGFVSQGGDPNGNGTGGPGYTIKCETEGNPHKHEVGSLSMAHAGKDTGGSQFFIVHEPQPHLNGVHTVFGKVTSNVEAAKAMKNGDVMEKVEVFDA, encoded by the coding sequence ATGGCGAAAAAAGGATACATATTAATGAAAAACGGCGAAAAAATTGAATTTAATCTTTTCCCGAATGAAGCGCCTGGAACAGTTGCGAATTTCGAAAAGCTTGCAAATGAAGGATTCTATAATGGTTTGACTTTCCACCGCGTCATTCCTGGTTTTGTCAGTCAAGGAGGAGATCCAAACGGAAACGGAACTGGAGGCCCTGGGTACACAATCAAATGTGAAACAGAAGGCAATCCGCATAAGCATGAAGTTGGATCATTATCGATGGCACATGCTGGTAAAGATACTGGCGGCAGCCAATTTTTCATCGTTCACGAGCCACAGCCGCATTTGAACGGAGTGCACACTGTTTTTGGCAAAGTCACTTCCAATGTGGAAGCTGCAAAAGCTATGAAAAACGGTGATGTAATGGAAAAAGTAGAAGTATTTGATGCTTAA
- a CDS encoding MDR family MFS transporter, with amino-acid sequence MRSFQQLKGLDRNVWIRFAGEAMNGVAFMMLMPFLALYLKDKVDSMWLVGVIMSVAPIASVFGTMLGGRMADVYGRKPIMIGSMLGNGLIMIGFIFFDSFLAFVLLSAFMGFFNSLFHPAASAMVADVTEPDKRTEAFGLLRLGHNIGAATGPLIGASIIVISKSIIFMITASSVIIYALIVAFFIRESLPIKERKDSVLDKDEEKENLPSPFKVLVQDKLLLIFVLTGIIISMSFSQTEGMLPLHFDNELKHLSPSQNPFPYLMAFNGILVVLFQLPISSFASRKKIGFIMVLGTLLFGLGQLAVGWLPYYFYEDRTDFTIILMVLLIVYGIYTVGEMLITPVQMTFISNLAPEHLRGTYMGAAGLQWILGGAIGPLISGFLLDRSLGNVLFSMLGVGCIAAGIIYVWIDKLSSKTMTIKREKALQQ; translated from the coding sequence ATGAGGTCTTTCCAACAATTAAAAGGACTCGATCGTAACGTGTGGATTCGTTTTGCCGGCGAAGCCATGAACGGTGTCGCTTTCATGATGCTCATGCCTTTTCTGGCCTTATATTTAAAGGATAAAGTCGATTCCATGTGGCTTGTTGGGGTAATCATGTCAGTTGCACCGATTGCATCCGTGTTCGGGACTATGCTGGGTGGCCGAATGGCAGATGTCTATGGCCGCAAGCCCATCATGATCGGGTCGATGCTTGGAAATGGTTTGATCATGATCGGATTTATCTTTTTTGATTCATTTCTTGCTTTTGTATTGCTTTCAGCATTCATGGGATTTTTTAATTCGCTCTTTCACCCGGCTGCCTCCGCCATGGTTGCTGACGTGACAGAGCCTGATAAAAGAACAGAAGCATTCGGCTTGCTGCGCCTTGGCCACAATATCGGTGCTGCAACGGGGCCGTTGATCGGGGCATCCATCATCGTCATCTCAAAAAGCATCATCTTCATGATCACTGCATCATCTGTCATCATTTATGCATTGATTGTGGCCTTCTTCATTAGAGAGAGCCTGCCCATAAAGGAACGCAAGGATTCGGTCCTTGATAAGGATGAAGAGAAAGAAAACCTGCCTTCTCCTTTCAAGGTTCTTGTCCAAGATAAGTTATTATTGATCTTTGTTTTGACGGGAATTATCATTTCCATGTCATTTTCACAGACTGAAGGAATGCTCCCTCTGCATTTTGACAATGAACTGAAGCACTTATCTCCCAGCCAAAATCCTTTTCCTTATTTGATGGCTTTCAACGGGATCCTTGTAGTGCTATTCCAGCTGCCGATTTCCAGCTTCGCCTCAAGGAAAAAAATCGGTTTTATTATGGTTTTGGGTACACTTCTTTTCGGCCTTGGTCAATTGGCTGTTGGCTGGCTGCCCTATTATTTTTATGAGGATCGAACCGATTTCACCATCATATTAATGGTTTTATTGATTGTTTACGGAATCTATACAGTCGGGGAAATGCTCATTACTCCCGTCCAGATGACGTTTATTTCAAACTTGGCGCCAGAGCATTTACGCGGCACTTATATGGGGGCAGCAGGATTACAATGGATTCTCGGAGGTGCGATCGGACCGCTTATTTCAGGTTTTTTGCTGGACCGTTCACTTGGCAATGTTCTTTTTTCCATGCTCGGGGTCGGATGCATCGCAGCGGGAATAATTTACGTATGGATTGATAAATTAAGCTCGAAAACCATGACGATTAAAAGAGAAAAAGCACTACAGCAATAA
- a CDS encoding winged helix-turn-helix transcriptional regulator, whose amino-acid sequence MKKYNIPVEAALEVIGGKWKVVILCHLIKGKKRTSELKKLMPLITQKMLTQQLRELEEDGVILRTVYNQVPPKVEYSLTDYGWSLKEILDLLCAWGEQHIERVYPDKNEVLLEPVE is encoded by the coding sequence ATGAAAAAATATAATATTCCCGTAGAAGCAGCGTTGGAGGTAATCGGGGGCAAATGGAAGGTCGTCATTCTCTGCCACTTGATCAAAGGCAAAAAACGGACAAGCGAATTAAAGAAACTGATGCCCCTCATCACTCAGAAGATGCTGACCCAGCAGCTTCGAGAACTGGAGGAGGACGGGGTCATCTTGAGGACAGTTTACAATCAGGTTCCCCCAAAGGTGGAATACTCACTCACGGATTATGGCTGGTCCTTAAAGGAAATCCTTGATCTCTTGTGCGCATGGGGAGAACAGCATATCGAACGTGTATACCCCGATAAAAATGAGGTATTGCTAGAGCCTGTTGAATGA
- a CDS encoding Dph6-related ATP pyrophosphatase: MAERIVISWSGGKDSAFALYKILKEGEYIVDSLLTTITEGYNRISIHGVREDLLEEQAESLGIPLRKMYIPQNSSDADYQKIMIEKLREIKREGINTIMFGDIFLEDVRLYREKLIHQTDMNAVFPLWGYQSEYLINDFISLGFKTVTTCIDTEVLTDQFLGQTIDEDFLREMPKNIDHCGENGEFHTFTYAGPIFHERIQIKTGEKVDRGRFHFCELHTVS; encoded by the coding sequence ATGGCTGAACGGATTGTCATATCATGGAGTGGGGGCAAGGATAGTGCCTTTGCACTCTATAAGATTCTAAAAGAAGGAGAATATATCGTCGACTCATTATTGACTACCATTACAGAAGGATATAATAGGATCAGTATCCACGGTGTAAGGGAAGATCTACTGGAAGAGCAAGCAGAAAGCCTGGGCATACCATTAAGAAAAATGTATATTCCACAAAATAGTTCGGATGCTGATTATCAAAAAATCATGATCGAGAAATTAAGGGAAATTAAACGCGAAGGAATAAATACCATCATGTTTGGTGATATATTCCTAGAAGATGTAAGATTGTATCGCGAAAAATTGATCCATCAAACAGACATGAATGCAGTGTTTCCTTTATGGGGGTATCAATCAGAATACTTGATAAATGACTTTATATCACTTGGATTCAAGACGGTCACGACTTGCATAGATACAGAGGTTTTGACGGACCAATTCCTGGGTCAAACTATTGATGAAGATTTTTTGAGAGAAATGCCAAAAAATATTGACCATTGTGGTGAGAACGGAGAATTTCACACATTTACATATGCTGGACCGATTTTTCATGAGCGCATCCAGATAAAAACGGGCGAGAAGGTGGATAGAGGGAGGTTTCATTTTTGCGAACTGCATACTGTAAGTTGA
- a CDS encoding MarR family winged helix-turn-helix transcriptional regulator: MTYSKNDERLGLLLWFRLSRLYSQSIRESNQHLKKWNLTAAQFDVLVQVGSHARITQQQLAEKLFVTKGNITQLLSRMEQLELIQREKEWKTKYISLTESGEKLFGEVVPKQETFQASQFDGLTKEEKKQLLELLKKAMPNKND, encoded by the coding sequence ATGACATATTCGAAAAATGATGAGCGATTGGGGCTGTTGCTTTGGTTTCGTTTATCCAGGCTGTATTCCCAGAGCATTCGCGAATCCAATCAGCATTTGAAAAAATGGAACTTGACCGCCGCTCAATTTGATGTACTTGTGCAGGTAGGTTCACATGCAAGAATCACGCAGCAGCAGCTTGCAGAGAAGCTTTTCGTCACAAAAGGGAATATCACCCAGCTTTTAAGCAGGATGGAGCAGCTTGAGTTGATCCAACGAGAAAAAGAGTGGAAAACAAAATATATTTCATTGACTGAGTCAGGGGAAAAATTATTTGGAGAAGTTGTTCCAAAACAGGAAACTTTTCAGGCTTCCCAGTTCGATGGATTGACAAAAGAAGAAAAGAAACAATTGCTTGAATTATTAAAAAAGGCAATGCCAAATAAAAATGATTAA
- a CDS encoding DinB family protein, whose amino-acid sequence MFQTIDGFLLSWKYESELTMKILNALTDLSLDQPVSKDDRSLGSIAWHLVTSPLVLLGHTGLIFQAPNDQDPVPDRADEIVSAYNEMNESFMNAIQSQWEDSDLTAMSNMFGRELPNHFFLMTLIRHQIHHRGQMTVLMRQADLKVPGIYGPAREEWAALGLEKPKL is encoded by the coding sequence ATGTTCCAAACGATCGATGGATTTTTGCTCTCATGGAAATATGAATCAGAATTGACGATGAAAATTTTAAATGCACTGACAGATCTCTCCCTGGACCAGCCTGTTTCAAAGGACGATAGGTCTCTCGGAAGCATTGCCTGGCACTTGGTTACGTCTCCGCTTGTACTATTAGGTCACACAGGCTTGATATTTCAAGCTCCAAACGATCAAGACCCGGTACCTGACCGTGCAGATGAAATTGTTAGTGCGTACAATGAGATGAACGAGTCTTTTATGAATGCCATTCAGAGTCAATGGGAAGACAGTGACCTTACTGCCATGAGCAACATGTTTGGCAGGGAGCTGCCAAATCATTTCTTTTTAATGACGCTTATTCGCCATCAAATTCATCATCGAGGTCAAATGACGGTCTTGATGAGGCAAGCTGATTTGAAGGTTCCAGGTATTTATGGTCCGGCAAGGGAAGAGTGGGCAGCATTGGGATTGGAAAAACCCAAACTTTAA